In Carettochelys insculpta isolate YL-2023 chromosome 3, ASM3395843v1, whole genome shotgun sequence, the genomic stretch GGGTTAAGGGCTGGGCGGGGTGAAGGGAGTGAGGGGGTTAAGGCCGGCGGGGGGGTGTGAGGGGAGTGAAGGGGTTAAGGCTGGGCGGGGTGAAGGGAGTGAAGGGGTTAaggccgggcgggggcggggtgaagggagtGAGGGGGTTAAGGCCGGGCGGGGTGAAGGGAGTGAGGGGGTTAAGGGCTGGCTGGGCGGGGTGAAGGGGTTAAGGCCGGGGGGGTGAAGGGAGTGAGGGGGTTAAGGCCGGGCGGGGTGAAGGGAGTGAGGGGGTtaagggctgggctggctgggcgggGTGAAGGGGTTAAGGACTGGGCGGGGTGAAGGGAGTGAGGGGGTTAAGGCCGGCGGGGGGGTGTGAGGGGAGTGAAGGGTTTAAGGCTGGGCGGGGTGAAGGGAGTGAAGGGGTTAGGGCCGGGAGGAGGCGGGGTGAAGGGAGTGAGGGGGTTAAGAGCTGTCTGGGCGGGGTGAAGGGAGTGAGGGGGTTAAGGGCTGGCTGGGCGGGGTGAAGGGGTTAAGGCCGGGCGGGGTGAAGGGAGTGAGGGGGTTAAGGGCTGGCTGGGCGGGGTGAAGGGAGTGAAGGGGTTAAGGCCGGGCGGGGTGAAGGGAGTGAGGGGGTTAAGGGCTGTCTGGGCGGGGTGAAGGGAGTGAGGGGGTTAAGGGCTGGCTGGGCGGGGTGAAGGGGTTAAGGCCGGGCGGGGTGAAGGGAGTGAAGGGGTTAAGCccggccgggcgggggcgggggcgggggcggggccggccgaGCGGGCCGTGTGCCGCGGCTGCCTGTTTGTAAACACTGGCCTCGCGCCTGGCtgggcggagggggcggggcggacccGGCTCGCCCCGCCCCTCGCGCGCGGATTGGCGGCCCGGCGGCCCCGGCCTGCCTGCGGGGCGGGAGCGGCTGGCGGCGCGGGCGGCCGTCAGTCAGTCAGTGCGCGCAGAGCGCGAGCGGCGCACGGCCGGGGCCGGCGGCGGGCGCGTGTGGCTGCGGGGCGCGGCCCGGGGCCGGCGCTGTTTCCCGGGCGAGGCGGCGAGCGCCGGAGAGGTGAGGCCGGGGGCGGAGCGGGGCTCCGGGGCGTTGCGCGGCCGCCCCGCCCGCCGGCTCGCCCGGCCGCCTCCCTTTGTCGGGCGGCGCGGGGCCGAGGGGTCCCTCGCTGGGCGCCCCGGCGGGCTCCGGGCGCCCTGCTCGGCTGCGGGCGGGAGGCGCCGGGCTcttgctgccgccgccgccgccgccggcgcTCGGGCCGCTGCCGCCTCTCCCGGCGGGGTGCTGCCGCGCGCGCCGTGGGGCCGTGGGACGCtcgcgccgggccgggccgggcccggcccggGGTGCGGTGTCATCGCACCCCCGCCGCGCTTTGTTTTCACGCCGCTTGCAGCCCGCTGCGGTAGGGAGTGCGGCGCCGGGTCCGCGGAGCCGCCGTGGGGCGCGGGCTGGaggcgtggggctgggctgggctgggctcgtgTGCGGGGCTCCCGGGGACTTCTCCCGAGCGCTGCTCCTTTGTTTGGGTGGGGAAGTTGCGTTGGTTTTTTCAAGCTGACGTTTTACTACTCGCCTCTCCCTCCGGGCTGGTAGTGGGGAGGAGAATTTGTTGAGTTCGCATTAAAAGGGTGAGGAGGGGGGTGAGCGAGAGCCAGCCCCGTGCAATCTACAAACTCTATTGTGACGCACTTACTACAACTGATTGCTGCTGCCAAACCTCCTCCAGACTTGCTGCGATCAGCACATTAGATAGAACAATGGGGCTGGAACGGGGAACATGGCCAGGCTCTGCACAATCACTGCAAATACGCTTCACTCTTGCATTTCAACCCAGTATCCGATCCTTTTATTTAGTGATTTGGGGAAACCGGAGCTTATTGctcctaaaaaacaaaaaaaaaacaaaaacaaaaaacaaaagtagCTGAATCAAAGCTTCTTATAAGGTTAGATTTAGTGCATGACTAGAGGATACTGGACTGACTGATTGAGTTGTTCTTTAAAACTAAATTGCCTTTGTTTCGACAAAGGCTTTCCACAAATTATACTTTTGAGGCAGGTGTCCTaggaagaggtggaaaaagtgaacagaGAACTACTTATAGATCAGATAGCACTTGATTGTATTTCAGGTCTGGAAAAAAGTAAGTTCTGTAAAAGCTAGAAGAGTATCAGTTGAAAGGCATGCGTAGTACTACTAGAATTCTATCTAGACAGTACAAGGATGTTGATAATTTATTGTAATATTTAATAAGTTTTGCAGTATTACAATGAAGCTTGGAGAGCATACTCCTAATGCTGCCTTCTTTATttgcagggggaaaaaagacCAAATGGCAAAGCAACCTTCTGATGTAAATTCAGAGTGCAACAGAGAAGGCGGACAGTTTCAGTCAGAAAGGCCAAGTCAGCCTCCACATCTTAGACCTGGGGCCCCTACCTCTATACAAACAGAGTATCAAGGTAACCATTCAGGTGAGGGAGACAGCTCTTCGCCTGGCAGTCCTCAGGGACCGTTTGCACCACCCACTAGCCCCAGTCCATTTGCCACTCGATCCCCACTCTTCATCTTTGTAAGAAGATCCCCACTGCTGTCTAGATCCTCCAGTGGGTATTTCTCTTTCGACACAGACAGGAGTGCCGTGCCTATGAGTTGCGACAAGTCCACGCAGACTCCAAGTCCCCCTTGTCAAGCCTTTAATCATTATCTAAGTGCAATGGGTAAGCAAGATCATGGTAAGATACCTTTAAGCTCATAGTTTATACTGTGGACGTTGTATTTCTTTCAGGATCTCAGTATTGAGTCAGCCAGCAAATTCTGAAGAACAAAATACTTTATAGTATACAGTGACATTGGGTTGAGGCGCTGAATAATAAAAGTCACACTGAAAACTGCCTTATTTTATGAACTGAGAGTGTGAGATTTAAATCTGGTGAACATTTTCCTAAAAAACTGGAAAGTTGCCCAGGTATCCCTACTACGTTTGGTTTTCACAGCACATGGAATGTGTTCTAGGAGACAGTATTTTGGATTGTTTTTACCTGATGCAGATTCTAGAAGGGGttggttctttttatttgaaaTAGTCTGTGACTTTATTGTGGTGATAGAGTCCTGTCCTACTAAGGAAGTTGCAGTGGGATTGGAGGGGGGAGGTAGAGGCCATATTGTCTAATATAACAAACATTGTGGTAGGAAACACTGGACCATAGTACTAAAATTGAAGCAATGTTGCCATACTACAGATtcttagctttttttttccctctgaagaGCCTGATAATCAGAATACTGGGGTTGGGAGGTGTGGGAGTAGTTTACTGACTTTGATTTGTTCCTCTTATTATCTGGAGTTTAAATTTATCTATAAATATACATCTTGGGCTGGAATGTGCTGGTCTGAATAGGTGTTCTTATGCACATTATGAAGgaaatcatattttaaaaatacaaggaAAACGTGTTgcaagttttttttatttcaaatgtttCTGAAATGTTATTTTGTTGTACTTCGTAACTTCATATTTAAGTAATACTTTACTGCACCCCTCTTCTCAAAAGCATGTCTCAGATGACCCCATTATTTGACTAACAAGGTTAGTCTCTCGGCACTCACTtgatgagtaggacatcttcatgtcaccctcatatttgagagtccattgatggctgatgagCCTGCTTCTGGAGCCACACATCTCATCAGAGAAGGGAcagatgttggtagctgttggattGTTGTGGAGCaggttttgatgctcttttcttctcctctgccATTCCTCATCTGCACCGCGGTGGGACGTCTCAAATTGCgtcaccccctcatggattaccattttcCACTGGGGGTGGTCTTGGCAAGGTTCTCCCGAGTATctacaccaatgctgcactttttcatgtgtgtgttcagcatgtccttatatcgcttccgctggcccccagcgCTCTTTCGTCCTTCCTGTAACTTGGAAaacaggatctgttttgggaggtgctgatccaGACATCCAAACTACGtggccagtccaacaaagttgttgatgaatgataatggcttcaatgctggttgtGTTCATGCACCAATCCTCCCAAGAGATCTTGAGggctctcctgaggcagcattgatgatattgttcaagtgccttcaaattacGCTTGtacgttgtccaggtttcacatgcgtacagtaatgttggaacaaccactgcacagtatacgaagagctttgtcttgggatagatgtcccagttctcaaagatccTTTGTCTCATGTGGGCAGTATATTATGAATTATGAAAAAGCTAATTAAAATTTAAGATTTTGGTTTGTATTGTATGTGGATGAGTCTGGAGTCTTGAAGTGTGTCCGTGTATACCTGTCTGGAAAATGCCTATCAATATGATATTTCAGCATGGTGTCCCATTTGGCTGAGTTTTCTAAGAAGACACTTCACAACGTTTTGCTTGGTAGATTGTGACTGTGATGTTGCCGCAGGAGTCCATAAAAGGCAGGTGGGTGAGATGTGAAACACAGTTCCCTGCATTAAGAGTGGAGAGAGGACTAATAGATGTGTGTTTCCCTAAGGGAGGAACCTTCTCTGTTTCTTCAGGAGTCCAGAGGGCCATCTCTCTTCCCGTCATCTTCTGAAATTTCTTTCTAGAGTCCTTTGGTTAGGCAAGAGTTGCTAGGATTACTTTGGATCCTATTGGTACTGTTCCTTAATCCACTGCAAGGGTTGGTCTTTTATTATGAGAAGTTATATtgggtgagattttttttccaaagcctcTTCCACCATTTAATTGATTAACATTTatctggttaactaattaaatgggattttatgtCCCTACTTTCAATCAAAATTAATGGGAGTTTTCTAATTAAATGTCTTtggttttgaaaaatctcacctTAGCGTCTTGGgttaggtcacattttctaaaaaaaaaaatctcaaagggCCAGCTTGACATTGCAAAACAATTTTTGTGACTTCAGGCATGGTTTTATTCCACGTTTTCAGAGGCGAGAGAGACTTTTTTAGTAAGCAATTGTCAATGTCATTTCCAGTTTCCCATGAAGGTAGATGGAGCTAAATTAAGTTAAAAATGGCTTTGTAAGAAACCAATGCTAATGTCTATGTGCCCAAATCTCTGTGGAAATAGGGACCATCTAGTCATCACAATAGTTTAACT encodes the following:
- the BCL2L11 gene encoding bcl-2-like protein 11 isoform X4, which codes for MAKQPSDVNSECNREGGQFQSERPSQPPHLRPGAPTSIQTEYQGNHSDRSAVPMSCDKSTQTPSPPCQAFNHYLSAMASRWESPSIREDMQPEIWIAQELRRIGDEFNASYCPRRGFLDNQAVNYQVVLRLLRYIIRLIWRMQ
- the BCL2L11 gene encoding bcl-2-like protein 11 isoform X3, which gives rise to MAKQPSDVNSECNREGGQFQSERPSQPPHLRPGAPTSIQTEYQDRSAVPMSCDKSTQTPSPPCQAFNHYLSAMGKQDHASRWESPSIREDMQPEIWIAQELRRIGDEFNASYCPRRGFLDNQAVNYQVVLRLLRYIIRLIWRMQ
- the BCL2L11 gene encoding bcl-2-like protein 11 isoform X2 → MAKQPSDVNSECNREGGQFQSERPSQPPHLRPGAPTSIQTEYQGNHSGEGDSSSPGSPQGPFAPPTSPSPFATRSPLFIFVRRSPLLSRSSSGYFSFDTDRSAVPMSCDKSTQTPSPPCQAFNHYLSAMASRWESPSIREDMQPEIWIAQELRRIGDEFNASYCPRRGFLDNQAVNYQVVLRLLRYIIRLIWRMQ
- the BCL2L11 gene encoding bcl-2-like protein 11 isoform X6, with translation MAKQPSDVNSECNREGGQFQSERPSQPPHLRPGAPTSIQTEYQGNHSGEGDSSSPGSPQGPFAPPTSPSPFATRSPLFIFVRRSPLLSRSSSGYFSFDTDRSAVPMSCDKSTQTPSPPCQAFNHYLSAMACLR
- the BCL2L11 gene encoding bcl-2-like protein 11 isoform X5, whose translation is MAKQPSDVNSECNREGGQFQSERPSQPPHLRPGAPTSIQTEYQGNHSGEGDSSSPGSPQGPFAPPTSPSPFATRSPLFIFVRRSPLLSRSSSGYFSFDTDRSAVPMSCDKSTQTPSPPCQAFNHYLSAMGKQDHACLR
- the BCL2L11 gene encoding bcl-2-like protein 11 isoform X1, which translates into the protein MAKQPSDVNSECNREGGQFQSERPSQPPHLRPGAPTSIQTEYQGNHSGEGDSSSPGSPQGPFAPPTSPSPFATRSPLFIFVRRSPLLSRSSSGYFSFDTDRSAVPMSCDKSTQTPSPPCQAFNHYLSAMGKQDHASRWESPSIREDMQPEIWIAQELRRIGDEFNASYCPRRGFLDNQAVNYQVVLRLLRYIIRLIWRMQ